One stretch of Streptomyces sp. R21 DNA includes these proteins:
- a CDS encoding MFS transporter, protein MSSPAPGPALPVTRPGRSRRALVAGSVGNFIEWYEFGVYGYFATVIAARFFTPAGGSEVEGLVKTYASFALAFFFRPVGAALFGRLADRIGRRPVLILVIALMTGATTLIGALPTYAAVGALAPWLLTFLRMVQGLSAGGEFGGAVSVMTEFAPPGRRGLYGSWQSFTVALGLLGGAGVAALLATVLSAGQLGDWGWRLPFLLTLPLGLGALWLRLRLDETPAFEAEVSAEAALEGASFDGAKSPPAREVARAVALGAGRVMGWAAAGYTFLVVLPSYLQRTLNASFQQALTATVLANLGFAVTIIPAGLLSDRVGRRAVMLPGALLVVALAIPLLNLLQDTGVSHGVKGAAVFGAGAVVGLMAGPGPAMLAEMFPTSVRCTGLGLAYALSNAVFSGCAGLIITETVKRTGNVDIPAYYAATACALSALALSVAPVRQVAGGDAELKECA, encoded by the coding sequence ATGAGCAGCCCCGCACCTGGTCCGGCCCTGCCCGTCACCCGGCCCGGCCGGTCCCGCAGGGCTCTGGTGGCGGGTTCGGTGGGCAACTTCATCGAGTGGTACGAGTTCGGTGTCTACGGCTACTTCGCGACGGTGATCGCCGCGCGGTTCTTCACCCCGGCGGGCGGCAGCGAGGTCGAGGGCCTGGTGAAGACGTACGCGTCCTTCGCGCTCGCCTTCTTCTTCCGGCCGGTCGGCGCCGCGCTGTTCGGGCGGCTCGCGGACCGGATCGGGCGCCGTCCGGTGCTGATCCTGGTGATCGCCCTGATGACGGGCGCGACGACGCTGATCGGCGCGCTGCCCACGTACGCCGCGGTGGGTGCCCTCGCGCCCTGGCTGCTCACCTTCCTCCGGATGGTCCAAGGCCTGTCCGCGGGCGGGGAGTTCGGGGGCGCGGTCTCGGTGATGACGGAGTTCGCACCGCCGGGGAGGCGCGGGCTGTACGGGTCGTGGCAGTCGTTCACGGTGGCGCTGGGGCTGCTGGGCGGCGCGGGGGTCGCGGCGCTGCTGGCCACCGTGCTCAGTGCGGGGCAGCTGGGCGACTGGGGCTGGCGGCTGCCGTTCCTGCTGACGCTGCCGCTGGGGCTGGGGGCGCTGTGGCTGCGGCTCCGGCTGGACGAGACGCCGGCCTTCGAGGCGGAGGTCTCCGCGGAGGCGGCACTCGAGGGAGCGTCCTTCGACGGGGCCAAGAGCCCTCCCGCGCGCGAGGTCGCCCGGGCCGTCGCGCTCGGGGCCGGGCGCGTCATGGGCTGGGCGGCGGCCGGTTACACCTTCCTCGTCGTGCTGCCGTCGTATCTGCAGAGGACGCTGAACGCGAGCTTCCAACAGGCGTTGACCGCCACAGTGCTGGCCAACCTGGGTTTCGCGGTCACGATCATCCCGGCGGGGCTGCTCAGCGACCGGGTCGGGCGGCGGGCGGTGATGCTGCCGGGGGCGCTGCTGGTGGTGGCCCTCGCGATCCCGCTGCTCAACCTTCTTCAGGACACGGGCGTTTCGCATGGTGTGAAGGGTGCTGCGGTGTTCGGCGCGGGAGCCGTCGTGGGGCTGATGGCGGGGCCGGGTCCCGCGATGCTCGCGGAGATGTTCCCGACCAGCGTGCGCTGCACGGGCCTGGGACTCGCCTACGCCCTGTCCAACGCCGTGTTCTCGGGCTGCGCCGGGCTCATCATCACGGAGACCGTGAAGCGGACGGGGAACGTGGACATCCCCGCGTACTACGCGGCGACGGCGTGCGCGCTGAGCGCGCTCGCTCTCTCCGTGGCTCCGGTGCGCCAAGTGGCGGGCGGGGACGCAGAGTTGAAGGAATGCGCGTGA
- a CDS encoding AAA family ATPase codes for MTEARPGPAAPAAVASLWERDAELAGVERAVEALRADATTSGSLLVFSGEAGIGKTALLAEVRRIAEAGGCTVWSARGGETVTSVPFNVIRQLLQPALLSLLPEEAREYLGDWYEIAGPALGVTDPGERTADPQGVCDGLVAAVRRLAKREWPLVLVIDDAHWADQETLHWLAAFAERLDDLPVLVVVARRPGEVTGERARHLEAVAAATRRVATLSALTPDAAAGLTRATVGEHADAPFCREVWAVTGGNPYETVELLAKVQDSELEPAESSAAELRALNRSARGRGLVARLEGLGIDATRFAWAAAILGTEISLDLAAQLAGMPHDEAVRCAELLGAARILTAAPESAGGLGADGDLEFVHPLIATAVYRSIPDALRTAMHGQAAWAVTESGRGAAAAARHLLEVHPDDDPELVEQMREAAREHLAVGAPDAARRCLERALAEPPLPEVHARVLYELGCATLLTAPATTIGHLRAALDRPGLEGDLRVDAVFRLSQALLHNDQLDEAVRTVDAEAARLAPGSARMRLQAVHYMWEGIHAGEEHSPDRSRSLAELVRTCTGRDNSERALLILRGFDAMTRGESAEEVVELCDRALVNGRLAPGLGWTDTEWGIELLMMLGSSYAYTDRLERAESLFSEALRAYTTAGWSGGHLALAHAFLGLAYRRQGRLKDAEAILRDSLRLAERVGRGLPLYWSATCGLVDTLLARGHVDEAAEIAERYGFAPPYPSTIVLPDTRSVRGRLLLAIGRTKEGINELEAAEKAAGARGHHNTVMAPWAVDLARALAKEDPPRAAALAKDARRQAERFGTDTAIGEALRCAAALETGQRAIQLARQAVVYLEASPCQYEHAAARVEYGIAARSVSDLNKGLALARSCGADGLAVKAQQVLVTGQGLR; via the coding sequence ATGACGGAGGCACGGCCCGGACCGGCCGCACCGGCCGCCGTGGCCTCGTTGTGGGAGCGAGACGCGGAACTCGCCGGTGTCGAGCGGGCGGTGGAGGCCCTGCGCGCGGACGCCACGACATCGGGCAGTCTGCTCGTGTTCAGCGGCGAGGCGGGCATCGGCAAGACCGCGCTCCTCGCGGAGGTCCGCCGGATCGCGGAGGCCGGCGGCTGCACGGTGTGGTCGGCCCGTGGCGGCGAGACCGTCACGTCCGTCCCCTTCAACGTCATACGTCAGCTGCTCCAGCCCGCCCTGCTCTCGCTGTTGCCCGAGGAGGCACGCGAGTACCTGGGCGACTGGTACGAGATCGCGGGCCCCGCACTCGGCGTCACGGACCCGGGCGAGCGCACCGCCGACCCGCAGGGCGTGTGCGACGGCCTGGTCGCGGCCGTACGGCGGCTCGCCAAGCGCGAGTGGCCGCTCGTCCTCGTCATCGACGACGCGCACTGGGCCGACCAGGAGACCCTGCACTGGCTCGCCGCGTTCGCCGAGCGCCTCGACGACCTGCCCGTCCTCGTCGTGGTCGCCCGCCGCCCTGGCGAGGTCACCGGCGAGCGCGCCCGGCACCTCGAGGCGGTCGCCGCCGCGACCCGCCGGGTCGCCACGCTCAGCGCGCTCACGCCCGACGCGGCGGCCGGCCTGACCCGCGCCACGGTCGGGGAGCACGCGGATGCCCCGTTCTGCCGCGAGGTGTGGGCGGTCACCGGCGGCAACCCGTACGAGACGGTGGAACTCCTCGCCAAGGTCCAGGACAGCGAACTCGAACCGGCCGAGTCGTCCGCCGCCGAACTGCGCGCCCTGAACCGCTCGGCGCGCGGCCGCGGACTCGTCGCCCGACTCGAAGGACTCGGCATCGACGCCACCCGGTTCGCCTGGGCGGCCGCCATCCTCGGCACCGAGATCTCCCTCGACCTCGCCGCCCAGCTCGCCGGGATGCCACACGACGAGGCGGTCCGTTGCGCCGAACTGCTCGGCGCGGCCCGTATCCTCACCGCCGCCCCCGAGTCCGCGGGCGGCCTCGGGGCCGACGGCGACCTGGAGTTCGTGCACCCGCTGATCGCCACCGCCGTCTACCGCTCGATCCCCGACGCGCTGCGCACCGCCATGCACGGCCAGGCCGCCTGGGCGGTCACCGAGTCGGGCCGGGGCGCGGCGGCCGCCGCCCGCCACCTCCTCGAAGTGCACCCGGACGACGACCCGGAACTCGTCGAGCAGATGCGCGAGGCCGCCCGTGAACACCTCGCGGTCGGCGCCCCCGACGCGGCCCGCCGCTGCCTGGAGCGCGCCCTCGCGGAACCGCCGCTTCCCGAGGTGCACGCGCGCGTGCTCTACGAACTGGGCTGCGCAACCCTCCTGACCGCGCCCGCCACGACGATCGGCCACCTGCGCGCCGCCCTCGACCGGCCGGGCCTCGAAGGCGACCTCCGTGTCGACGCCGTCTTCCGCCTCTCCCAGGCCCTGCTGCACAACGATCAGCTGGACGAGGCCGTGCGCACGGTCGACGCCGAGGCCGCCCGCCTCGCACCGGGCTCCGCCCGCATGCGGTTGCAGGCCGTGCACTACATGTGGGAGGGCATCCACGCAGGGGAGGAGCACTCCCCGGACCGCTCCCGCAGCCTCGCCGAACTCGTCAGGACGTGCACCGGCCGCGACAACTCCGAACGCGCCCTGCTCATACTGCGCGGCTTCGACGCGATGACCCGCGGCGAGAGCGCCGAGGAGGTCGTGGAACTCTGCGACCGCGCCCTCGTCAACGGCCGCCTCGCCCCCGGCCTCGGCTGGACCGACACCGAGTGGGGCATCGAACTCCTCATGATGCTGGGCAGTTCGTACGCCTACACCGACCGGCTGGAGCGGGCGGAGAGCCTCTTCAGCGAGGCCCTGCGCGCCTACACCACCGCCGGGTGGAGCGGCGGCCACCTCGCCCTCGCACACGCGTTCCTCGGCCTCGCGTACCGCAGGCAGGGCCGCCTCAAGGACGCCGAGGCCATCCTGCGCGACTCACTGCGGCTGGCCGAGCGCGTCGGCCGCGGGCTGCCGCTGTACTGGTCCGCGACCTGCGGGCTCGTCGACACACTGCTCGCCCGCGGCCATGTCGACGAGGCCGCGGAGATCGCCGAGCGGTACGGCTTCGCCCCGCCCTACCCGTCCACGATCGTCCTGCCGGACACCCGCTCCGTACGCGGCCGGCTGCTGCTCGCCATCGGCCGCACGAAGGAAGGCATCAACGAACTGGAGGCGGCCGAGAAGGCGGCGGGCGCCCGCGGCCACCACAACACGGTGATGGCCCCCTGGGCCGTCGACCTCGCCCGGGCACTCGCCAAGGAGGACCCGCCCCGCGCCGCCGCCCTCGCCAAGGACGCCCGCCGCCAGGCCGAGCGTTTCGGCACCGACACGGCCATCGGGGAGGCGCTGCGCTGCGCCGCCGCCCTGGAGACGGGCCAGCGGGCGATCCAGCTGGCCCGCCAGGCGGTCGTCTACCTGGAGGCCTCCCCGTGCCAGTACGAACACGCCGCCGCCCGCGTCGAGTACGGCATCGCCGCCCGGTCCGTGTCCGACCTCAACAAGGGTCTGGCGCTGGCTCGTTCATGCGGGGCCGACGGTCTGGCGGTCAAGGCGCAACAGGTGCTGGTGACGGGGCAGGGGCTTCGGTAG
- a CDS encoding anhydro-N-acetylmuramic acid kinase — translation MRVIGLMSGTSYDAIDAAAADLVLDGDTLALRPLGLVSEAYDGDLRDALAAALPPASTTLAEVCRLDTLIGRAFAATAVRANRELCDGDAELIASHGQTVYHWVEDSRVRGTLQIGQPAWIAEATGLPVVADFRPRDIAAGGQGAPLVSLVDLLWLRGRPGTPVALNLGGIANLTAPDGTAFDTGPGCALIDAAAQGFSGGRLSYDVDGALAARGRVHPLLLDRLLDEPYYARPAPKTTGKELFHLGHLHEALAGVGTLPAEDVIATLTALTARTVADAVRGAGATEVVASGGGTRNPVLMGMLAAELPGVALRDSGELGLPSAAKEAYAFAVLGFLTLHGLAGTAPASTGARHPSVLGSLTPGRDGFRLPPPAPKPPARLVLE, via the coding sequence ATGCGCGTGATCGGCCTGATGTCCGGAACGTCGTACGACGCCATCGACGCGGCGGCCGCCGACCTCGTCCTCGACGGGGACACCCTGGCACTGCGGCCGCTCGGGCTCGTCAGCGAGGCGTACGACGGTGATCTGCGCGACGCGCTCGCGGCGGCGTTGCCACCGGCGTCCACCACGCTCGCCGAGGTGTGCCGCCTGGACACTCTGATCGGGCGGGCCTTCGCCGCGACCGCCGTCCGGGCAAACCGTGAACTGTGCGACGGGGACGCCGAGTTGATCGCCTCGCACGGGCAGACCGTCTACCACTGGGTCGAGGACTCCCGGGTGCGCGGCACGCTGCAGATCGGGCAGCCCGCGTGGATCGCCGAGGCGACCGGGCTGCCCGTGGTCGCCGACTTCCGCCCGCGTGACATCGCCGCCGGCGGGCAGGGCGCGCCGCTGGTCAGCCTGGTCGACCTGCTGTGGCTGCGCGGGCGGCCGGGAACTCCCGTCGCGCTGAACCTCGGCGGGATCGCCAACCTGACCGCGCCGGACGGCACCGCCTTCGACACCGGGCCCGGGTGCGCGCTCATCGACGCGGCGGCCCAGGGGTTCAGTGGCGGACGCCTGTCGTACGACGTCGACGGCGCCCTGGCCGCCCGGGGCCGGGTCCATCCGCTGCTGCTGGACCGGCTGCTCGACGAGCCGTACTACGCGCGCCCCGCGCCCAAGACGACGGGCAAGGAACTGTTCCACCTCGGTCATCTGCACGAGGCGCTGGCCGGGGTCGGCACGCTGCCCGCCGAGGACGTGATCGCGACGCTCACCGCGCTCACCGCCCGGACGGTCGCCGACGCCGTACGCGGGGCGGGCGCCACGGAGGTGGTCGCCTCCGGCGGCGGCACCCGCAACCCCGTCCTGATGGGGATGCTGGCCGCCGAGTTGCCGGGCGTGGCGTTGCGCGACTCCGGCGAGCTCGGTCTGCCGTCGGCCGCGAAGGAGGCCTACGCCTTCGCCGTCCTCGGTTTCCTCACGCTGCACGGGCTCGCGGGCACCGCACCGGCGAGCACCGGAGCCCGGCATCCGAGCGTGCTCGGCTCCCTGACTCCGGGGCGGGACGGGTTTCGGCTGCCGCCGCCCGCGCCGAAACCGCCGGCGCGCCTGGTGCTGGAGTGA